A region from the Chlamydiales bacterium genome encodes:
- a CDS encoding translocation/assembly module TamB domain-containing protein translates to MKKTRKFRRRLLAISAIGVGSIFLLISVFFASLQTESVREKIRKVATAYAKEKGVDLSIESIEGGLPFSWTIHKIVLKWSESESLKIEKAEIGFDFFALFRRAVSINSLLIREGVLSFSKASDVPAEEQMREALTSLSSLPWNIRIRTLKAPHFQVVNRASDKSASYDLSANVLIKNRGRFFSLLFKLSGTNSASLFLQGQREEISGNLTIDLNETELLSPFFTLPQNEKLSLPWHAASSFTLIPEKRMQVKVASLELESQIGKARGENLLLIDRKIQEGALSFEIPDLKLLSPFQGSMQSKVVISEGKLEGRLESSNFRVVGGLILPISAQVTATQSDEIWRGRVDLTAKHSSLLISAESLFNLTREGALNFEEILIRAPETQLGGSLSLHLAPIAMSGSLFGHSLNLSHFRPLFPKAALEGSAGLECRFISAIDDGTSRELGQQLQLHLQLRELHVGALQATDLSIDGKASHLFGNPAAVATIEAEQLRYRDAKISSLSASTSFEEEAGSFEVSSAGEWEESFELNAAGKWKSAPEGVELTMEKLSGFMRKNAFFLKQPFTCAFGGETFKVSDFKLHGGQGFLEGDLLLNEQQSSIRLAAEHFPLELLALPKVTFKGPATFDGYLQGTREKIEGRASLVLEEAVLSQQGKRDPLRTKGTLLANVDSNQLQVHAHLRANGEQFLELTATLPLEYGLSPYFIRINREKPIASELTVEGEVEEIFDFMSAHTQRATGKLSARLFLSHTLASPRLFGSIEVENGSYENYFIGTDLREISAAASASGRSLDILFAKGKDAQGGTIDARGVVYLQPDKRFPYRFEADLTACRFINFDTISAQFTGPVVMEGDLNGALVKGTLNIAQANLNIPERLPMDLPVLPMTFINEPPHIQAFDLPPIFPLKLDLNLSAPGKIYIRGKGLNSEWQGDVHLKGTNMIFTGSGTLTLVKGEYEFAGKVFELTQGEVAFTDKANLSSHLNLTGTLALNETTIFAHLRGPVLSPTLTFESLPHLPTSSLLSLILFNKDISEISPFQAIQIAQTIVSMSGGAGPNVLEAIRKSLGVDRLSIISGQEGSDSVSVQIGKYLTRGVLVTLVQGTSSSQVQVEVDLKNGFVLIAETQEEEEGKFTLKWNKNY, encoded by the coding sequence CTGGACGATCCATAAGATTGTTTTGAAGTGGAGCGAGAGCGAGAGCTTAAAGATTGAGAAAGCGGAGATCGGCTTTGATTTTTTTGCGCTCTTTAGGCGCGCTGTTTCAATTAACTCTCTGCTCATCAGAGAGGGGGTTCTCTCTTTTTCCAAAGCCTCAGATGTGCCTGCAGAAGAGCAGATGAGAGAGGCTCTTACTTCGCTCTCCTCTCTTCCATGGAACATACGCATCAGAACCTTGAAAGCACCACACTTCCAAGTTGTAAATAGAGCATCAGATAAGAGTGCATCTTATGATTTAAGCGCAAATGTGCTTATAAAAAACAGAGGAAGGTTCTTCTCCCTTCTATTTAAACTTAGCGGCACAAACTCGGCTTCACTCTTTCTACAAGGTCAGAGAGAGGAGATCTCGGGAAATCTCACCATCGACCTAAATGAGACCGAGCTGCTCTCGCCATTTTTCACTCTTCCTCAAAATGAAAAGCTCTCGCTTCCCTGGCATGCGGCCTCATCATTCACCTTAATTCCTGAGAAGAGGATGCAGGTTAAAGTCGCAAGTCTTGAGCTTGAGAGTCAAATTGGAAAAGCGCGCGGAGAGAATCTCCTGCTGATCGATAGAAAAATTCAAGAAGGAGCGCTCTCATTTGAGATCCCCGACTTGAAGCTCCTATCCCCTTTTCAAGGCTCAATGCAGTCGAAAGTGGTTATTAGTGAGGGAAAGCTGGAGGGGCGGCTCGAGAGTTCCAATTTTAGGGTTGTAGGTGGATTAATCCTCCCGATATCCGCACAAGTAACCGCCACACAGAGCGATGAGATCTGGAGAGGAAGGGTCGATCTCACAGCGAAGCACTCCTCTCTTCTTATCTCTGCAGAGTCCCTATTTAATTTAACAAGAGAGGGAGCCTTAAACTTCGAGGAGATCTTGATCAGAGCTCCTGAGACGCAGCTGGGAGGGAGCTTAAGTCTGCATCTTGCTCCGATTGCAATGAGCGGATCTCTTTTTGGCCACTCACTCAATCTGAGCCACTTTAGACCTCTCTTTCCCAAAGCAGCTCTTGAAGGCAGCGCCGGTTTAGAGTGCCGTTTTATCTCTGCAATTGACGATGGGACGAGCAGAGAGCTCGGTCAGCAGTTGCAATTGCACCTCCAATTGAGAGAGCTTCATGTAGGGGCCTTACAGGCGACCGATCTTTCGATCGACGGCAAAGCGAGCCACCTCTTTGGTAATCCGGCAGCTGTTGCCACAATTGAAGCGGAGCAGCTCCGTTACCGCGACGCGAAAATTAGCTCTCTTTCTGCAAGCACAAGCTTTGAAGAGGAGGCTGGAAGCTTTGAAGTGAGCTCCGCAGGAGAGTGGGAGGAGTCTTTCGAGCTGAATGCAGCTGGCAAATGGAAGAGCGCACCCGAAGGCGTAGAGCTAACGATGGAAAAACTATCTGGCTTCATGAGGAAAAATGCCTTCTTCCTCAAACAGCCGTTTACTTGTGCTTTTGGAGGAGAGACGTTTAAAGTTTCAGATTTCAAGCTTCATGGCGGCCAGGGATTTTTAGAAGGAGATCTACTGTTAAATGAGCAGCAGAGCTCAATTCGCCTTGCGGCAGAACACTTTCCTCTTGAACTCCTCGCTCTTCCCAAGGTGACATTTAAAGGGCCTGCGACCTTTGATGGCTATCTGCAAGGAACTCGAGAGAAGATCGAAGGCAGAGCAAGTCTCGTGTTAGAAGAGGCGGTCCTATCTCAGCAAGGGAAGAGGGATCCTCTGCGCACAAAGGGAACACTTCTTGCCAATGTCGATTCCAATCAGCTTCAAGTTCACGCCCATTTGCGCGCAAATGGCGAGCAGTTCTTAGAGCTGACAGCAACGCTGCCACTCGAGTATGGACTCTCACCCTACTTTATCAGGATCAATCGCGAGAAACCGATTGCAAGCGAGCTCACCGTTGAAGGTGAAGTGGAAGAGATCTTCGACTTTATGAGTGCGCACACCCAGAGAGCTACAGGCAAACTCTCGGCTAGGCTCTTTCTCTCTCATACACTCGCCTCCCCTCGCCTGTTCGGGAGTATTGAAGTAGAAAATGGCTCTTATGAGAACTACTTCATCGGCACAGACTTAAGAGAGATCTCAGCAGCGGCATCTGCCAGCGGAAGGTCTCTGGATATTCTATTTGCAAAGGGCAAAGACGCACAGGGAGGCACGATCGATGCAAGAGGAGTGGTCTACCTCCAACCTGATAAGCGCTTCCCCTACCGCTTTGAGGCGGACTTAACTGCTTGTCGATTTATCAACTTCGATACGATTAGCGCTCAATTTACAGGGCCTGTTGTCATGGAGGGAGATCTGAATGGAGCTCTCGTTAAAGGAACTCTGAATATTGCCCAGGCAAACCTAAATATTCCTGAGAGACTTCCCATGGATCTTCCTGTGCTTCCAATGACATTTATCAATGAACCTCCACACATTCAGGCCTTTGATCTGCCGCCCATCTTCCCTCTCAAGCTCGACCTTAATCTCTCGGCGCCTGGCAAGATCTACATCAGAGGAAAGGGGTTAAACTCTGAGTGGCAGGGAGACGTGCACCTCAAGGGAACTAACATGATCTTCACTGGATCGGGGACTTTGACTCTGGTGAAAGGAGAGTATGAGTTCGCCGGCAAGGTGTTCGAACTGACACAGGGAGAGGTCGCATTTACAGATAAGGCCAACCTCTCCTCGCATCTCAATCTTACGGGTACCCTTGCACTGAATGAGACGACGATATTTGCCCACCTTAGAGGGCCCGTTCTCTCCCCCACACTGACCTTCGAATCTCTCCCCCACCTTCCGACTAGCTCCCTGCTCTCGCTTATCCTCTTTAATAAAGACATCTCAGAGATCTCTCCTTTTCAAGCGATACAGATCGCTCAGACGATCGTCTCGATGTCGGGTGGAGCAGGACCTAACGTGCTCGAGGCGATCCGCAAGAGCTTGGGCGTCGACAGGCTTAGCATCATCTCAGGACAAGAGGGCAGCGACAGCGTCTCTGTGCAGATTGGAAAATACCTCACGCGCGGAGTGCTCGTCACTCTCGTGCAAGGAACCTCATCCAGCCAGGTACAAGTTGAGGTCGATCTGAAAAACGGATTCGTCCTCATCGCAGAAACACAAGAAGAGGAAGAGGGCAAGTTCACACTTAAGTGGAATAAGAATTACTAA